Genomic segment of Ardenticatena maritima:
GCTACCCGGCGCTCGCCGAAGAAGCCATCTACATCTTGAACCCTGTTGACGATGCGACACGCGACGAACTTGAAGCGCTGTTGAGCCGCCCCCTGCTCATGGTGGCGGGTTTGCAGATGCTGGCCGAAAACCCCGAGCAAGCCGCGGCGCTCTTCCCCAGCAGTGGCGGCTTCGACCTGAGCAAGTTACCGCCGGGCACAGACATTTTCGCGCTGGTGGCGCGCATGCCCGAAGACCAGCGGCTGGCGCTGCTGGATGCGATTGACACGCGCTTTGAGACGCTCGGCGGAGAACGGGGTATTGTGCAAGCAGCCACCCGCGCTGTTCGCGCCGAATATGAAGCGCTCGGTATGGACGTCGGCGCCATTCAGAACCGTTACATCATTCGCGTCGGCGGCTTGATGCTGCTCGTCGCGGCGATTTCGGCAATTGCCACCATCGTTGTGGGCTTGCTCGCCGCTCGCGTCGCCGCCGGGCTGGCGCGCGATTTACGCCACTACCTCTACGAGCGCGTGATGCGCTTCTCCGGCGCGGAATTCAACCAATTCTCAACTGCTTCGCTGATTACGCGCGCCACCAACGATATCACTCAAATTCAAACCGCCGTCGCCATTCTGATTCGGCTGGTCTTCTACGCGCCGCTCATCGGTATCGGCGGCATTATCCGCGCGCTGGATAAAAGCCCATCCATGTGGTGGACGATTGCGCTGGCGGTCTTGCTTCTGCTGGGGTTGATTGGCACGGTCTTCGCCATCGCTATCCCCAAATTCAAACTCATGCAGGAGTTGATTGACCGGCTGAACCTGGTCGCGCGCGAAAACCTGGTGGGGATGATGGTGGTGCGCGCGTTCAACCGTGAAGCGTTTGAAGAAGAACGCTTCGACCGCGCCAACCGCGACCTGACGCAAACTACGCTCTTCATCAACCGCGTGTTTGTGGTCGTCTTCCCCGCGATGATGCTCCTGCTCAATGGCTCGATGATTCTGATTCTCTGGGTGGGCGCTCATCAGGTGGCGCAAGCCAGCATGCAAGTGGGCGATATGATGGCGTTCATGCAGTACGCCATGCAAATTGTGTTCGCCTTCATGATGCTCTCAATGGTCTTCATCCTCTTCCCACGCGCCGATGTTTCGGCGAACCGTGTGGCGGACGTGCTGGAAACGCCCATCACCATTCTCGACCCGCCCAATCCCAAACCGTTCCCCGAACCGTTTGAGCCAAGTATCGAATTCGACCATGTGTCGTTCCGCTATCCGGGCGCTGAGGAAGACGTGCTGCACGAGATTTCATTCCGTATCGAGCCGGGGCAAACAGTGGGCATTATGGGCACCACCGGTTCGGGCAAATCCACCGTGGTCAACCTCATTCCGCGCTTTTTTGACGTGACGGATGGCGCGATTCGCGTCAGTGGCGTGGACATTCGCGAAGTCTCGCTCCGCGAGTTGCGCGACAAAATTGGCTACGTGCCGCAAAAGAGCAACCTGTTCAAGGGAACGATCGAGAGCAACTTACGCTTTGCCGATGAGAACGCCGACGAAGAGACGCTCATCAAAGCCCTGCGCATTGCCCAAGCCGACTTTGTCTTTGAATTGCCGAACGGGTTGCAAACAGAGGTGGCGCAGGGTGGCGTGAACTTCTCCGGCGGGCAACGGCAGCGCCTGACGATTGCGCGCGCGCTGGTGAAACGCGCCCCTATCTACATTTTCGACGACAGCTTCTCGGCGCTTGACTACAAAACCGATGCCCGTTTGCGTGCCGCATTGCTCCGCGAACTGAGCGACAGCACAGTCATCATCGTCTCGCAGCGCGTCGCCACTGTGAAAAACGCCGACCAAATTCTGGTCTTCGACGCCGGGCGCTTGATTGGACGCGGCACGCATGAGGAACTGATGCAAACGTGTGACGTCTATCGCGAAATTGCCGAATCGCAGTTGAAACAGGAGGCGCTGCAATGAGCCAGGTTCGCAAAGAAGAGACCCGCACCGCACCACCCGCGCCGCGCGGTCCGATGGGGCACATGGCCGGTATGGCGCCTGTCGCCAAACCGCGCGATTTTGGCGGCACCCTGCGCAAGCTTGCCACCTACCTGACGCCCTACCGCTGGAAAATCATGGTGGTGTTTGTGCTCGCCATCGGCTCCACCGCATTCGCGATTGTTGGGCCCAAAATTCTAGGGCGCGCCACCACTGAGCTCTTTGAAGGCATTCTAGCGCAACTGGCGGGTACAGGCACCGTTCCCTTCGACACGATTGGGCGCATTCTGCTCATCGCGTTGGGGCTTTACATCTTCTCAGCCATTCTGAGTTATCTGCAAGGCTGGCTCATGACCGACGTCGCCGTCAAGGTGACGTACCAGCTGCGTCGCGAGCTGATGGAAAAAATCAATCGCCTGCCCTTCCGCTATTTTGACGGCACGACCCACGGCGAAACGCTTTCAC
This window contains:
- a CDS encoding ABC transporter ATP-binding protein, translated to MRRLLRYFRPFVWSIVAAIVLLFIQANADLALPDYMSRIVNVGLQQGGIERALPEAMRATTWQHLALFMPQESQNTVLAHYTRLEPTSPDAAAYVERYPALAEEAIYILNPVDDATRDELEALLSRPLLMVAGLQMLAENPEQAAALFPSSGGFDLSKLPPGTDIFALVARMPEDQRLALLDAIDTRFETLGGERGIVQAATRAVRAEYEALGMDVGAIQNRYIIRVGGLMLLVAAISAIATIVVGLLAARVAAGLARDLRHYLYERVMRFSGAEFNQFSTASLITRATNDITQIQTAVAILIRLVFYAPLIGIGGIIRALDKSPSMWWTIALAVLLLLGLIGTVFAIAIPKFKLMQELIDRLNLVARENLVGMMVVRAFNREAFEEERFDRANRDLTQTTLFINRVFVVVFPAMMLLLNGSMILILWVGAHQVAQASMQVGDMMAFMQYAMQIVFAFMMLSMVFILFPRADVSANRVADVLETPITILDPPNPKPFPEPFEPSIEFDHVSFRYPGAEEDVLHEISFRIEPGQTVGIMGTTGSGKSTVVNLIPRFFDVTDGAIRVSGVDIREVSLRELRDKIGYVPQKSNLFKGTIESNLRFADENADEETLIKALRIAQADFVFELPNGLQTEVAQGGVNFSGGQRQRLTIARALVKRAPIYIFDDSFSALDYKTDARLRAALLRELSDSTVIIVSQRVATVKNADQILVFDAGRLIGRGTHEELMQTCDVYREIAESQLKQEALQ